A single Oscillospiraceae bacterium DNA region contains:
- a CDS encoding DUF881 domain-containing protein has protein sequence MKNRKAQLSIGFVCMILSFFIVLQLKTVKNNTVNTYPTQIRVEQSQELLRLEKEKNEALYKQVMEYKDEIAEYQSQVNADEILIKDLRNAEIVAGMVSVQGPGLMITLNDGEVASNINIDENLYVVHQDDILRILNELRSAGAEALSVNDQRVLATSEIRCAGNTVSINNTRTAAPFVIKAIGDPEQLESGIKMRGGIFDDLSPWISIELKKVTDDIVIPAYAGKIEFKHAKIITNKEAMGN, from the coding sequence ATGAAAAACAGAAAAGCACAGTTATCAATAGGCTTTGTGTGTATGATTCTAAGTTTTTTTATAGTTCTTCAGCTTAAAACGGTCAAAAATAATACTGTAAATACCTATCCTACTCAGATAAGGGTGGAGCAGTCTCAGGAACTTTTAAGGCTTGAAAAAGAAAAAAACGAAGCATTATACAAACAGGTTATGGAATATAAAGATGAGATTGCGGAATATCAGTCTCAGGTTAATGCTGACGAAATTTTAATAAAAGATTTAAGAAATGCGGAAATTGTAGCGGGTATGGTTTCTGTTCAGGGACCGGGACTTATGATAACTTTAAACGATGGTGAGGTTGCCAGTAATATAAATATTGATGAAAATCTTTATGTTGTGCATCAGGACGATATTTTAAGAATACTAAACGAACTTCGTTCTGCAGGTGCAGAAGCCTTGTCGGTAAATGATCAGAGAGTTCTTGCAACAAGTGAAATAAGATGTGCAGGGAATACTGTAAGTATAAACAATACACGTACTGCAGCTCCTTTTGTAATAAAAGCAATAGGTGATCCTGAGCAACTTGAGAGTGGAATAAAAATGCGTGGAGGAATTTTTGATGATTTATCTCCATGGATTAGTATTGAACTTAAAAAAGTTACTGATGATATTGTAATTCCAGCATACGCCGGAAAAATAGAATTTAAACACGCAAAGATTATAACAAATAAAGAAGCAATGGGAAATTAG
- the ftsZ gene encoding cell division protein FtsZ, with translation MSISIPSEIADNAVIKVIGVGGAGNNAVNNMVLNNLSNVEFIALNTDKQALATSLATHKIQIGEKVTRGLGAGANPEIGKKAAEESSDEIAQILKGADMVFITGGMGGGTGTGAAPVVASIAKDLGILTVGVVTRPFSFEGKKRADVANKGTMTLKDSVDALMVIPNDKLLQMVDKSTSLLDSFKMADDVLRQGVQGISDVIVIGGLINCDFADVKTVMKNNGFAHMGIGYGSGDNRAEEAAKAAIESPLLETSIEGAKGVLVNITGSSNLNLFDVSTINTIIQEKISTDADNYIFGTVTDESMGDDIKVTVVATGFDSAEGGEVIRPMKKISEDKTESEPIIEEDLPVLEPVAPAKLSDEPEKEQIDIFDKDILDIPSFIDSMSKND, from the coding sequence ATGTCAATAAGTATTCCATCTGAAATTGCAGATAATGCAGTTATAAAGGTAATTGGTGTTGGTGGCGCAGGTAATAATGCGGTCAACAATATGGTACTTAACAATCTTTCAAATGTAGAATTTATTGCACTGAATACGGACAAGCAGGCTTTGGCTACATCATTAGCCACTCATAAAATACAAATCGGCGAAAAAGTTACCAGAGGTTTAGGCGCAGGCGCTAATCCTGAAATCGGTAAAAAAGCAGCCGAAGAATCAAGTGATGAAATTGCCCAGATTTTAAAAGGCGCTGATATGGTATTCATAACAGGCGGTATGGGCGGAGGTACCGGTACAGGTGCTGCTCCTGTCGTTGCAAGTATCGCTAAAGATTTAGGTATCTTAACTGTAGGTGTTGTTACAAGACCTTTTAGTTTTGAAGGTAAAAAAAGAGCAGATGTTGCAAATAAAGGAACTATGACTTTAAAAGACAGTGTTGATGCATTGATGGTTATCCCTAACGATAAACTTCTTCAGATGGTGGACAAGTCAACTTCTCTTTTAGATTCATTTAAAATGGCTGACGATGTTTTAAGACAAGGCGTTCAGGGTATATCTGACGTTATTGTTATCGGTGGTTTAATCAACTGTGACTTTGCCGATGTTAAAACAGTTATGAAGAATAACGGTTTTGCTCATATGGGTATAGGTTATGGCTCAGGGGATAACAGAGCAGAAGAAGCAGCAAAAGCAGCTATCGAAAGTCCGCTTCTTGAAACATCAATTGAAGGTGCTAAAGGCGTCTTGGTTAATATCACAGGTAGTTCTAATCTTAACTTGTTTGATGTCAGCACAATAAATACTATCATTCAGGAAAAAATCTCAACTGATGCAGATAATTACATATTCGGTACTGTTACTGACGAATCAATGGGAGACGATATTAAAGTTACTGTTGTTGCAACAGGCTTTGATTCAGCAGAAGGCGGCGAAGTTATAAGACCGATGAAGAAAATTTCTGAAGATAAAACTGAGTCTGAACCTATAATTGAAGAAGACTTACCTGTTTTAGAACCGGTTGCTCCTGCAAAACTTTCAGATGAACCTGAAAAAGAACAGATAGATATATTTGATAAAGATATTTTAGATATTCCATCATTTATAGACAGTATGTCAAAAAACGATTAA
- a CDS encoding DUF1290 domain-containing protein yields MGIICLIIGGLLGFFININVSAEASVYIAIAIFAAFDSIMGGIVAYLNKNFDLPVFISGFFSNALLSIVLIYLGTKLGIDVYVAIVIVFSLRIFQNFAIIRRFLLNKLKKSAKIEEISDLKENNINQGGQ; encoded by the coding sequence ATTGGAATAATATGTCTTATAATAGGTGGTTTGCTTGGCTTTTTTATAAACATAAATGTTTCAGCAGAGGCATCTGTTTATATTGCCATTGCAATTTTTGCAGCCTTTGACTCTATAATGGGTGGAATTGTTGCATATCTTAACAAAAATTTTGATTTACCTGTCTTTATTTCAGGATTTTTTTCAAATGCTTTGCTCTCAATAGTGCTTATATATCTCGGCACAAAACTGGGTATAGATGTTTATGTGGCTATTGTAATAGTATTTTCATTAAGAATTTTTCAAAATTTTGCAATTATTCGAAGATTTCTATTGAATAAATTAAAGAAATCTGCTAAAATAGAAGAAATAAGTGACTTAAAAGAGAATAATATAAATCAGGGAGGACAATAA
- a CDS encoding FtsQ-type POTRA domain-containing protein produces the protein MIIRGKDADGRTLSELRREKRKRRKTRKKILIGLMLILMICIGLLFTPLFNLKELEIEGNKKVKTEDIIKSSGFILSENIFKFKLNTAGETIAKIPYINSVIIQRKLPGKIEISVTECIPMAYIQCANEMVVVDKDGKVLEKKTEDINYNLPILFDFKFDKYTLGEKISKNNNEKLQKTLEITKNLYNNNLIEDVLSITTTKGELYLNFRDGLKVIVGDEKDIGSKLTMLKEVLKVMPNKSGGIIDARDPQKLYHRTE, from the coding sequence ATGATAATAAGAGGTAAAGACGCTGACGGCAGAACACTTAGCGAACTTCGCCGTGAGAAGAGGAAAAGGAGAAAAACAAGAAAAAAAATACTTATTGGTTTAATGCTTATACTTATGATTTGTATAGGTTTACTTTTCACGCCTCTTTTTAATCTTAAAGAACTCGAAATTGAAGGAAATAAGAAAGTAAAAACGGAAGATATAATAAAATCGAGCGGTTTTATTCTTTCAGAAAATATTTTTAAATTCAAATTAAATACAGCAGGGGAAACTATTGCAAAAATCCCTTATATAAATTCTGTTATAATACAAAGAAAACTGCCGGGTAAAATTGAGATTTCGGTAACTGAATGTATTCCGATGGCTTATATTCAGTGTGCAAATGAAATGGTAGTAGTAGATAAAGACGGTAAAGTTTTAGAGAAAAAAACTGAGGATATTAACTATAATTTGCCAATACTTTTTGACTTCAAATTTGATAAATATACACTTGGTGAAAAAATTTCAAAAAATAATAATGAAAAATTGCAAAAAACTCTTGAAATTACGAAGAATTTGTATAATAATAATCTTATAGAAGATGTTTTAAGTATTACTACAACAAAAGGCGAACTTTATCTTAATTTCAGAGACGGTCTTAAAGTAATAGTAGGCGATGAGAAAGATATTGGGAGCAAACTTACAATGTTAAAAGAAGTTTTAAAAGTTATGCCAAATAAAAGTGGCGGTATCATTGACGCCAGAGACCCTCAAAAACTTTATCATCGTACAGAGTAA
- the murA gene encoding UDP-N-acetylglucosamine 1-carboxyvinyltransferase yields MSKLVITGGRRLEGKVRIPGAKNTVLPILAATIISGKKSIIKDCPKIKDVYLTLEILKDLGCEVFWEDDNLIIDSANISSTKIKDELMDKMRSSIILTGAILARMGEAKTTYPGGCELGLRPIDLHIKAFGEMGIEIKEKHGYLNFDGKKLKPSEIHLDFPSVGATENIMLAASKIKGRTKIINAAKEPEIEDLQNFLNKMGVKVYGAGTSVIEVNGTDTFYDVTHTVIPDRIVAATYMMAGAITNGDIFLTNVNYNHISSVASALLSAGADVIKDGNDALRVKSNGNLKAINLVRTTPYPGFPTDAQSILMSLLSVCEGTSMIVENIFDGRFKHVEELKKMGADITVDGRCAVIKGVPALYGARVNAPDLRSGAGLVIAGLWAEGITEITNVHYIERGYEDIAGDLQKLGADISKI; encoded by the coding sequence ATGAGCAAACTGGTTATTACAGGGGGCAGAAGGCTTGAAGGGAAGGTAAGAATACCGGGTGCAAAAAACACTGTTTTACCTATTCTTGCAGCGACCATTATAAGCGGGAAAAAAAGTATAATAAAGGATTGCCCTAAAATTAAAGATGTTTATTTAACTTTGGAGATATTAAAAGATTTAGGATGCGAAGTTTTTTGGGAAGATGATAACCTTATAATAGACTCTGCTAATATTTCAAGCACTAAAATCAAAGATGAACTTATGGATAAAATGCGTTCCTCCATTATACTCACAGGTGCTATTCTAGCACGTATGGGGGAAGCGAAAACCACTTATCCCGGAGGTTGTGAATTAGGGCTTCGACCGATTGATTTACATATAAAAGCCTTTGGGGAAATGGGAATAGAAATAAAAGAAAAGCACGGATATTTAAATTTCGATGGAAAAAAATTAAAACCAAGTGAAATCCATCTTGATTTTCCGTCAGTGGGTGCTACTGAAAATATTATGCTTGCAGCATCAAAAATAAAGGGAAGAACTAAAATAATCAACGCTGCAAAAGAGCCTGAAATTGAAGATTTGCAAAACTTTTTAAATAAAATGGGTGTAAAAGTTTACGGTGCAGGAACAAGTGTTATTGAAGTGAATGGCACGGATACTTTTTATGATGTGACTCATACAGTGATACCCGACAGGATTGTTGCTGCAACCTATATGATGGCAGGCGCAATAACAAATGGGGATATTTTTCTTACAAATGTTAACTATAACCATATAAGTTCAGTAGCATCTGCTCTTTTAAGTGCAGGCGCAGACGTTATAAAAGACGGGAACGATGCCTTAAGAGTCAAATCAAACGGCAATCTCAAAGCAATTAATTTAGTAAGAACAACGCCATATCCTGGTTTCCCTACTGATGCACAGTCGATTCTTATGTCACTGCTTAGTGTGTGTGAGGGAACAAGTATGATAGTTGAAAATATATTTGACGGCCGATTCAAACACGTTGAAGAACTTAAAAAGATGGGCGCCGACATAACTGTTGACGGAAGATGTGCAGTTATAAAGGGAGTTCCTGCTCTTTATGGTGCAAGAGTTAATGCTCCTGATTTGAGAAGTGGCGCGGGACTTGTAATTGCAGGACTCTGGGCAGAGGGAATAACCGAAATTACCAATGTTCATTATATAGAACGAGGCTATGAGGATATAGCGGGAGATTTACAAAAACTGGGAGCAGATATAAGTAAAATATAA
- a CDS encoding tyrosine--tRNA ligase produces the protein MMNLLEELKARGLIAQMTHEKEIEELLNNEKVTFYIGFDPTADSLHIGHFLQMVVMAHMQRAGHRPIAIIGGGTAMVGDPSGRTDMRQMMTKETIAHNADCFKSQLSKLVDFSDGKALMVNNADWLLDLNYVEFLRDIGVHFSVNRMLTAECFKTRLEKGLSFIEFNYMLMQSYDFLKLNRDYGCKLELGGDDQWSNIIGGIELIRRCDGKEAYGMTFTLLTTSEGKKMGKTQKGALWLDPNKTTPFEFYQYFRNVNDADVINCMKLITFIPLDEIYEYEKLEGSEINKAKMRLAFEVTKMVHGEEEAKKAEAAALNLFAGGGAAEVPSVEISASEIENGINIMDMLVITKLAPSKSEARRNVQQGGVSVREEKISDINFTITKDMFENNELMIRRGKKAFIKVIIH, from the coding sequence ATTATGAATTTATTAGAAGAATTAAAAGCAAGAGGTCTTATTGCACAAATGACCCACGAAAAAGAAATAGAGGAACTTTTAAACAATGAGAAAGTTACTTTTTATATAGGATTTGACCCGACAGCCGACTCGCTTCATATAGGCCATTTTTTGCAAATGGTTGTTATGGCTCATATGCAAAGAGCAGGTCACAGACCTATTGCGATAATAGGCGGAGGTACTGCTATGGTCGGTGACCCGTCAGGCAGAACTGATATGCGTCAGATGATGACAAAGGAAACAATAGCACATAATGCTGACTGTTTTAAAAGCCAACTGTCAAAATTAGTTGACTTTTCTGACGGCAAAGCTCTTATGGTAAATAACGCTGACTGGCTTTTAGATTTAAATTATGTTGAATTCTTAAGAGATATCGGTGTTCATTTTTCAGTTAACAGAATGCTTACCGCTGAATGTTTTAAAACAAGACTTGAAAAAGGTCTTTCCTTTATTGAGTTTAACTATATGCTAATGCAAAGTTATGACTTTTTAAAACTTAACAGGGACTACGGTTGTAAATTGGAACTTGGCGGCGATGACCAGTGGTCAAATATTATCGGCGGTATTGAACTTATAAGAAGATGTGATGGTAAAGAAGCATATGGTATGACATTTACACTTCTTACAACAAGTGAAGGCAAAAAAATGGGTAAAACCCAGAAAGGTGCATTATGGTTAGACCCTAATAAAACAACACCATTTGAGTTTTATCAGTATTTCAGAAATGTTAACGATGCCGATGTTATCAACTGTATGAAACTTATTACATTTATTCCTTTAGATGAAATCTATGAGTATGAAAAATTAGAGGGAAGCGAAATTAACAAAGCAAAAATGAGACTTGCTTTTGAAGTAACCAAAATGGTTCATGGAGAAGAAGAAGCCAAAAAAGCAGAAGCGGCAGCTCTTAACCTGTTTGCAGGGGGAGGAGCAGCAGAAGTTCCGAGTGTAGAAATCTCAGCCTCTGAAATAGAAAACGGTATAAATATAATGGATATGCTTGTTATAACAAAACTTGCACCGTCAAAAAGCGAAGCAAGAAGAAATGTTCAACAAGGCGGAGTATCTGTAAGGGAAGAAAAAATTTCTGATATTAATTTTACCATTACCAAAGATATGTTTGAGAATAATGAACTTATGATAAGACGTGGAAAGAAAGCGTTTATAAAAGTTATTATACATTAG